Proteins co-encoded in one Arthrobacter sp. ERGS1:01 genomic window:
- a CDS encoding DUF2630 family protein yields the protein MSDYQVHQKIEELVKAEQELRGAMADQAQLPERAAKLKDIEVQLDQCWDLLRQRQAKVHAGENPDEAHLRSASEVEGYRQ from the coding sequence ATGAGCGACTACCAGGTGCACCAAAAAATCGAGGAACTGGTCAAGGCGGAGCAGGAGCTTCGCGGAGCCATGGCGGACCAGGCCCAACTGCCCGAACGTGCGGCAAAGCTGAAGGACATCGAGGTCCAGCTGGATCAATGCTGGGACCTGCTGCGCCAGCGCCAGGCCAAGGTCCACGCCGGCGAAAACCCCGACGAGGCACACCTCCGCTCCGCCAGCGAAGTGGAGGGCTACCGGCAGTAG
- the mtnN gene encoding 5'-methylthioadenosine/S-adenosylhomocysteine nucleosidase, producing MSAVDVIVIAAMEEEVAPFLQRATEVSEAIQVGNAVHRTGVINGHHALFVQGGIGLVNAASAATSALLLANKDHSDALPPLVISAGSAGGLGDSVRVGDVVIGTDNINADADARAFGYELGQVPGMPASYPVPDNLVDAIALHPAAQRLVDTVHHGLIVSSYSFVGRERAVVIKGQFDEVLATDMESSAIAQTCHAYKAPFLAIRGISDLCGPASEADFLTHVDDAAERSAEIATAVIGSWIAAGAPRPQAASAAS from the coding sequence ATGAGCGCGGTCGACGTCATCGTCATTGCAGCAATGGAGGAGGAGGTTGCGCCCTTCCTGCAGCGCGCCACGGAGGTCAGCGAAGCCATCCAGGTTGGCAATGCCGTACACCGCACGGGTGTCATCAACGGCCACCACGCCCTCTTTGTCCAGGGCGGGATCGGCCTGGTCAACGCCGCCTCAGCAGCCACGTCGGCCCTGCTGCTCGCCAATAAGGACCACAGCGACGCTTTGCCGCCCCTGGTGATCAGCGCCGGGAGTGCGGGCGGCCTGGGCGACTCCGTCCGGGTGGGCGACGTCGTCATTGGCACGGACAACATCAACGCCGACGCCGACGCACGCGCCTTTGGCTACGAGCTGGGCCAGGTCCCGGGCATGCCGGCGTCCTACCCGGTGCCCGACAACCTGGTGGACGCCATTGCCCTTCATCCGGCAGCCCAGCGCCTCGTGGACACGGTGCACCACGGCCTGATCGTTTCGAGCTATTCGTTTGTGGGCCGGGAACGCGCGGTGGTCATCAAGGGCCAGTTTGACGAGGTGCTGGCCACCGACATGGAGTCATCGGCGATTGCACAGACCTGCCACGCCTACAAGGCTCCGTTCCTTGCCATCCGCGGCATCTCCGATTTGTGCGGGCCCGCCTCGGAGGCCGACTTCCTGACCCACGTCGACGACGCCGCCGAACGCTCGGCCGAGATTGCCACGGCCGTGATCGGCTCCTGGATTGCCGCAGGTGCGCCGCGGCCCCAGGCGGCGTCGGCCGCCTCGTAG
- a CDS encoding LacI family DNA-binding transcriptional regulator translates to MAEHHTPGSARPVSITEVARRAGVAVGTVSNVLNHPERVAPAKLELVLKVIRELGFVRNDAARQLRAGHSRTIGQIVLDAGNPFFMDVARGAEDEAMKRGHLVILGNSGHDPVREARYIDSFEEQRVLGLLISPVDAILDRLDALRDRGVVPILVDRMEDPEKYSSVAVDDVAGGYLAVRHLIDQGRRRLTYVCGPAGIRQVGERLKGARMAVAESPGVTLQVLECKALTVMQGRTAAEHLVQLGRDQLPDGIFCANDLLALGVLQALTMLRSIRVPEDVALVGYDDIDFAASAVVPLTSVRQPTELLGRTAIELLGEELDSPGSHRQVMFSPELIVRGSSVAQVGAAATDDEVLSSL, encoded by the coding sequence ATGGCCGAACACCACACTCCGGGCTCGGCCCGGCCCGTGAGCATCACGGAGGTGGCCCGGCGCGCCGGCGTCGCCGTGGGGACCGTGTCCAATGTCCTCAACCATCCCGAACGCGTGGCCCCGGCAAAGTTGGAGTTGGTGCTGAAAGTCATTCGGGAGCTCGGCTTCGTCCGCAATGACGCCGCACGGCAGTTGCGCGCGGGCCACAGCAGGACCATCGGCCAGATCGTGCTCGACGCCGGCAACCCCTTCTTCATGGATGTCGCCCGGGGCGCCGAGGATGAAGCCATGAAACGGGGGCACCTGGTGATCCTGGGCAACAGCGGTCACGACCCCGTCCGGGAAGCACGCTATATCGACTCGTTCGAGGAACAACGGGTCCTGGGCCTGCTGATCTCACCGGTCGATGCGATCCTTGACCGGCTCGACGCACTCCGGGACAGGGGTGTGGTGCCCATCCTCGTCGACAGGATGGAGGACCCCGAGAAGTACAGTTCGGTTGCCGTGGACGACGTTGCCGGAGGGTATTTGGCGGTACGCCACCTGATTGACCAGGGCCGCCGCCGCCTGACGTATGTCTGTGGTCCGGCCGGCATCCGGCAGGTGGGTGAGCGTTTGAAGGGCGCCCGGATGGCGGTCGCGGAGTCGCCGGGGGTTACCTTGCAGGTGCTCGAATGCAAAGCGCTGACCGTGATGCAGGGCCGGACGGCGGCCGAACACCTCGTTCAGCTCGGACGGGACCAGCTCCCCGACGGCATCTTCTGCGCCAATGACCTGTTGGCTTTGGGAGTCCTGCAGGCCCTCACGATGCTGCGCAGCATCCGGGTTCCCGAAGACGTTGCCCTGGTCGGCTACGACGACATCGACTTCGCCGCCTCCGCCGTCGTGCCGCTCACCTCGGTGCGGCAGCCGACGGAGCTCCTCGGCAGGACGGCGATCGAACTCCTGGGTGAGGAACTCGACTCCCCCGGCTCACACCGCCAGGTCATGTTCAGCCCCGAGCTCATCGTCCGTGGCAGTTCCGTGGCGCAAGTGGGGGCAGCCGCCACGGACGATGAAGTGCTCAGCTCGCTGTAA
- a CDS encoding rhamnulokinase → MTGVHSGAPTAPLFVAVDIGASSGRIMVGKVSTDANGGRAVELDVVHRFPNGVIERPGGTLHWDLSGLFDEVVAGLGAAVRHAAAAGATIESIGIDTWAVDYGLLDSDGGPVSQPFSYRDGRGAAAVDWVHGRISPERLYAVTGLQHLPFNTIYQLAAEADLTGKQALLIPDLLAYKLTGVRRTESTNASTTGLYDAAAGEWATELIAALDLPPDVFAPLIEPGETIGTVLPAIAERTGLPERTAVVAVGSHDTASAVLAVPGNVPNFAYISSGTWSLVGLELDAPILSKASRLANFTNERGVDGIIRYLRNVGGLWLLSESMRSWDEDAPGLALPALLAAAAAEAAGGPLIDVDSDEFIAPGNMPQRIVAAVRAKGAELEARPAAVVRCILDSLAAAYARTVAEAQELSGQRVEVIHIVGGGSQNELLCQLTADATGLPVVAGPVEATALGNVLIQARAAGVVPPGRTALRELVRAGTRLRHYTPAG, encoded by the coding sequence ATGACGGGAGTACATTCTGGAGCCCCGACGGCTCCCTTGTTCGTGGCCGTCGACATTGGGGCCTCCTCCGGGCGGATCATGGTCGGCAAGGTCTCGACTGATGCTAATGGCGGCCGGGCCGTGGAGCTGGACGTGGTGCATCGCTTCCCCAACGGCGTGATTGAACGACCCGGCGGAACCCTCCATTGGGACCTCTCGGGCCTCTTCGACGAGGTCGTCGCCGGGTTGGGGGCGGCGGTACGCCATGCAGCGGCCGCCGGCGCGACCATCGAAAGCATCGGCATCGACACCTGGGCGGTGGACTACGGGCTCCTCGACTCCGACGGCGGGCCCGTCAGCCAGCCGTTCAGCTACCGGGACGGCCGCGGGGCCGCGGCCGTGGACTGGGTCCACGGGCGCATCAGCCCGGAACGGCTCTACGCGGTAACCGGCCTGCAACACCTGCCGTTCAACACGATCTACCAGCTGGCCGCCGAGGCGGACTTGACCGGCAAGCAGGCGTTGTTGATCCCCGACCTGTTGGCCTACAAGCTCACCGGAGTCCGGCGCACCGAATCGACAAACGCCTCCACGACGGGCCTCTATGATGCGGCGGCGGGGGAGTGGGCCACCGAACTCATCGCCGCACTAGATCTGCCGCCGGACGTGTTTGCGCCACTGATCGAGCCCGGCGAAACCATCGGCACCGTACTGCCGGCCATTGCCGAACGCACCGGACTTCCGGAGCGGACCGCCGTGGTCGCGGTCGGTTCGCACGACACCGCATCCGCCGTCCTCGCCGTTCCCGGCAATGTCCCGAACTTCGCCTACATCTCCTCCGGGACGTGGTCGCTGGTGGGCCTGGAGCTCGACGCGCCGATCCTCAGCAAGGCGAGCCGACTGGCCAACTTCACCAACGAACGCGGCGTGGACGGCATCATCCGTTACCTGCGCAACGTCGGCGGGCTATGGCTGCTCAGTGAGTCGATGCGCAGCTGGGACGAGGACGCCCCCGGGCTCGCTTTGCCCGCGCTCTTGGCGGCAGCGGCAGCCGAAGCTGCCGGTGGCCCGCTGATCGACGTTGACTCCGATGAGTTCATTGCCCCGGGGAACATGCCCCAGCGCATCGTGGCCGCGGTAAGGGCCAAGGGTGCGGAACTGGAAGCCCGGCCGGCCGCCGTCGTGCGCTGTATCCTCGACAGCCTGGCTGCGGCTTATGCACGGACGGTTGCGGAGGCCCAGGAGCTTTCGGGTCAAAGGGTGGAGGTGATCCACATCGTGGGCGGCGGCTCGCAAAATGAACTGCTGTGCCAGCTGACGGCTGACGCCACGGGACTGCCCGTGGTGGCCGGTCCCGTGGAGGCCACGGCCTTGGGTAATGTGCTCATCCAGGCCCGGGCTGCCGGAGTCGTGCCCCCGGGGCGGACCGCCCTGCGCGAACTTGTGCGTGCCGGGACCCGGCTGCGGCACTACACCCCTGCCGGCTGA
- a CDS encoding S-ribosylhomocysteine lyase, with product MNPSRMNVESFNLDHRLVSAPYVRVADRKELPHGDVITKYDVRFTQPNVAHLDMKAVHSLEHLFAEHSRNHSGAVIDFSPMGCQTGYYLILQGEPDNAAVLDLIEATLTDVLSATEVPAANEVQCGWGENHSLSAAQEAAKAFLAQRAVWDQVFA from the coding sequence ATGAATCCGTCACGCATGAACGTAGAGTCCTTCAACCTTGACCACCGCCTGGTCTCGGCACCGTATGTGCGGGTTGCCGACCGCAAGGAACTGCCGCACGGGGACGTCATTACCAAATACGATGTGCGGTTCACCCAGCCAAACGTTGCCCACCTGGACATGAAGGCCGTCCATTCCCTGGAGCACTTGTTTGCCGAGCACTCCCGGAACCACTCGGGCGCCGTGATCGACTTCTCCCCCATGGGCTGCCAGACCGGGTACTACCTCATCCTTCAGGGCGAACCTGACAATGCCGCCGTGCTCGATCTCATTGAAGCGACGCTCACGGACGTCCTGTCGGCCACGGAGGTGCCCGCCGCGAACGAGGTCCAGTGCGGTTGGGGCGAAAACCATTCCCTCAGCGCCGCCCAGGAAGCCGCGAAGGCGTTCCTGGCCCAGCGTGCCGTGTGGGACCAGGTGTTCGCATGA
- a CDS encoding isochorismatase family protein, whose amino-acid sequence MTTLQNRPNTALVVVDVQNGVVDGVFKRDDVVRNINSLVEKARSAGTLVVWVQHSDEDLPIGSEAWEYVPELVRQEAEPLVAKAYGDSFEGTALEDILAGKGVGKLVVAGAETDACVRSTIHGAFTRGYDVTLVADAHTAGDKSAWGAPPVEAVIAHTNLYWQYQGAPGRTAAVTPAADISFTD is encoded by the coding sequence ATGACAACGCTTCAAAACCGCCCCAACACCGCCCTGGTGGTTGTCGACGTCCAAAACGGCGTGGTGGACGGTGTCTTCAAGCGCGACGACGTGGTGCGGAACATCAATTCCCTGGTGGAAAAGGCCCGGAGCGCTGGCACCCTGGTGGTGTGGGTCCAGCATTCCGACGAGGACCTGCCCATCGGCAGCGAGGCGTGGGAGTACGTTCCCGAGCTGGTCCGGCAGGAGGCCGAGCCGCTCGTGGCGAAGGCTTACGGCGACTCCTTCGAGGGCACCGCGCTGGAGGATATCCTGGCCGGCAAGGGCGTGGGCAAGCTGGTGGTGGCCGGCGCCGAAACCGACGCCTGCGTCCGCTCCACCATCCACGGTGCGTTCACCCGCGGCTACGATGTCACACTGGTGGCCGATGCCCACACGGCCGGCGACAAGAGCGCCTGGGGCGCCCCGCCCGTGGAGGCGGTCATAGCCCACACCAACCTGTATTGGCAATACCAGGGCGCGCCGGGCCGGACGGCCGCCGTCACCCCGGCGGCGGACATCAGCTTCACGGACTAA